The genomic segment GCTCGATTTCGGCGCCAGCAAGCTGGATTGTTGCCGGCACGACGAACACACCGTCGATTTCCACCGGCTCGATGATTGAGGCGATGTCCGTATCCCCGAGGAGCGCGTTGTAGATACAGAACTCGCGCTGGTTCTTGTTCAACCCAAAGCCCGATGTCGCGTTGCCCTGTGGATCAAGGTCCACCAGCAGGGTCTTTTGCCCGGCTTGGCCAAGGGTTGCGGCGAGATTCACTGAAGTCGTGCTCTTGCCGACACCGCCCTTTTGATTCACAACGGCAAGCACCATCGCGCTCGAGCTGGAGTTCCCACTGGCCGAAGAGTCCAACGTCGCCTCTCCCTGAGATCGTAGACGTGCTTGCTATGCGCTCAGCAGTATAGGTGAAACAGCGCCGGCAGGGGAGTCATGCCAGCGGTGAGTTCTGAGCGAGCCCCGTCCGCCGCGGCAAGTCGATGCTCGAGCTGTGCGTCTTGCGATACACCACAATGGTCCGAGCCTCCCCGCCACCAGGCAGTCGAAGCTGTCTTCGCGCCGACTCCTCAAGACCGACAAGCTTCGCAGCCTTGGACCCCGATCTGAACTCTGACTCAGCGGGCGTGCCCTTAAGCGCAATGAGTGTGCCGCCATCCAACAACAACGGTGCGGCGAGTTCGACCAGGGAGGGGAGGGGAGCAACGGCCCGGGCAACCACTGCCGCGAATCTCGCCTTGCCAGAAGCACCGATTTCTTCAGCTCGCTCTGCGCGGACTTCGATGGTCGTCCCGGGCGACGGCAGCGACTGAAGAACCGAAGCGACTGCTGCGACCTTCTTGGCCACAGAGTCCAAGAGGACGCCTGACCGCCCCGAAACCGTTGCGAGGGGGATTCCCGGAAGCCCGCCGCCGGACCCGATGTCGAGCAAGGAACCAATCGGGGCGTCGGCCAGCTCGGGCAGTGACGCCAACGAGTCCACCAGATGCAGCCGAACAGCTACCTCGGGGTCGGTAATGCTCGTAAGATTGATTCGCTTGTTTGCCTCAAGAAGCAAGAGAAGATACTGAAGTAGCCAGTCTTGGTGCTCCGCACCAACCCGGAGTCCCAGTTCAATCAGCTCATGGGCAAAGGTCCGATCGAGTCCGACAGGTACAGGTACAGGTACAGGATGTTTCACGTGAAACCTCTCCTTGAACGCATTGTGGTTGATTCTAACATCGACGCCTGCGTCCGGAACCCTCAGCCAGTTCAGCCGCGCCAGCTCCAGAAGGTTTCACGTGAAACATCGGGTGGCCACGCTCGCCGATTCGTTAATCCCGGGCTCGGCGCGAAGTTCCTCTGGGTCGCATTGTAGATGTGTGGCCACAGGTGGGCCGACTTGTCGGGGGTGAACCGTGCCGGTCGGGACGAAGCCGCGTTGCCGCATCGCTAGCTGTTGAACGCGCGTCACGACAAGCCTAATCGGTTGTGACCGAGCCTAGGCCCGATAGGCCGCGCCGTGAACTTCTCGCCCATCAGTAGGCGGGTCGCATCCCGCCTCCGCACCCGAGCGGTGCTGACCTGCCTGACGAGTTCGTCTGGGCGGGGCGAGTGACAGGAATCCGCGCCGCTCGGGATGTTGGCGGCCCTTGCGCAGAGTTCGCAACCGCTTGGTCGTGGCAGCATGTCCAAGAAGCGGCATCGTGGATACCCTGACGAACAGAGGAGGGCGCCTGGTTCGGCGCCCTCCTCTTGCATCCAATGAGCTGCCTTGACTACTTGGGGGAGATAACCACCATGCGGAAAGGATCTTCGCCCTCGCTTGCCGTCGAGATTCTGCGATCGTCGCGGAGCGCGACGTGTACTACGCGACGCTCGTAAGCGGTCATCGGGCGAAGCCGAACTGGGATATGCTGCCGGGAAGCCCTGTCGGCCGCGCGGAGAGCAATGTCCTCAATCTTCTGTCGGCGCCGATGACGGTACCCCTCGACATCGACGACGACCGGATACCGGAAACCCAATTGGCGGTTGGTGATTGCCGAAACCAGCGCCTGCAATGCATCCAAGGTGCGTCCGTGTCGCCCGATCAGGAGAGCCAGGTCTCCACCGACAACATCAAGGATGATCTCGCCTTCGTCGCCTTCATACTCTTCGATGCTGCTTCCTTCGATGCCGAAGAGGCTCAGGACGGTCTGCAAAGCAGTCACAGCGGTATCTGCGACCTTGTCCAGATCCTCGTCGCTCAACTCTTCAGTGGAATCCGTACGCAACTCGACGGGCATGGGCGATTCGGCGGCCCCCTCATCGGCGGCTTCTGCAGACGCCGCCTCCAGCGACGCGAGGTACGAGCGCTTCAGCCAGACCCTCACCTTGGCTTCGCGGTCGGCGCCAAGTCCGAAAACCTTGTGCCCCGGCTCGGCTAGAACTTCGTACTCCACGGCATCCTGCTGAACACCAAGCTCTTCTAGAGCAGCGTCCACAGCCTCGGCGACGCTTGCCGCCACTTTCACGCACTCCGTCAGCATTCGATCACGCTCCATTCAAGAAACGCCCTGGGCGTTGTGCTAGCTCTTGTTCGATTTCTTGTTGGAAGGCTTCTTCTCGGCGACAGCGGCCTCAGCCTGGGGCGAAGCGCTTGCCTTCTTCTTCTTGCCTGGTGTCGGAGCTGGCTCGAGCGCGGCCAGTTCCCGCTTCGTCACAGTCATGGTGATCTGCTGCTGCGCGAGACCCCAAATGCTGGAGATGTCCCAATAGAGGAGAACACCGGCAGGGGAGACCCAGCCGAAGTACAGCATGAAGATGGCCATGAAGCCACCGATCTGCTTCTGCTGCTTGTCGCCTGGCATCAAGGCTTGTGGGAGCCAGACGCTGACCCCGAAGAGGATGACAAGGAGAATGTAGGGGATCGCCGCCACGTAGTTGTGCGTGTTCCAAATCATCTGCGGCGTTTTGGCAACGTTTGGAATAATATGGTAGAACGTGCCGATCTCGTGGTGGGCCTCAAGGTACTTAAGCATGAACGCGGGCTCGCGGGTGCCCAGAACGCCGTATAGCGCGAAAAGCACTGGCATCTGGAGCAGCAACGGAAGACATCCGCCGAACGGGTTTACTTTGTTCTCCGAGTAGAACTTGAGGGTCTCCTCTTGGAGCTTCTCTTTGTCATCCTTGTACTTCTCTTGAAGTTCTTTGATCTTGGGCTGGATTCGCTGAAGCTCGACCATGGACTTAGTCTGCTTCCAGGTCAGCGGCGTCAGCACGAGACGAAGCGCGACGGTGAGCAGTATGATCGCCATGCCCCAGTCGCCAGTAATCCCCTTCAAGTACAGAAGCGCGTAAAAGATCAACTGTTGGAATTGATTCCACCAGTACCAGTTCACAGAACTCCTCCTAAGTAGCCTTTGAACGCCCCCTAGGGGACGGGATCATATCCGCCGGGATTCCAGGGGTGGCATCTGCCGATTCGCTTCACGGCTAGCCAACCCCCCTTAATGACTCCGTAGCGTTCGATAGATGTTAGCGCATATGCCGAGCACGTCGGCGTAAACCTGCAAGAAGGCGGGAATGCCGGCGAGATGAACCTTCGATACCCGATGATGAGCAGCATCGCTACTTGCCGAGGCAACGCCACGGCGCGCGCCCACAATGTCTTCACGCCACACCCGCTCTGGCTAGCACGCGGCTTAGGGCGTCGTCGAGCTGATCGGCAGTCGCGGTAGGCGTGCCCTCGCGGGCAATGAGGACGACGTCCCACCCGGACCACGGCCCGCGAGCTCGCCGAACCGCCTCGCGCAAGACACGGCGACACCGATTCCTAAGAACGGCGCCGCCGAGTCTTTTCCCTGCGATAAACGCGACGCGGCCGTTATGGCCGCGTCCTTCAGGCGTCTGTGCTGCTAGCACTATGAGTAGAGGATGGGCCGCTCGTTTGGCT from the Coriobacteriia bacterium genome contains:
- a CDS encoding YidC/Oxa1 family membrane protein insertase, with the protein product MNWYWWNQFQQLIFYALLYLKGITGDWGMAIILLTVALRLVLTPLTWKQTKSMVELQRIQPKIKELQEKYKDDKEKLQEETLKFYSENKVNPFGGCLPLLLQMPVLFALYGVLGTREPAFMLKYLEAHHEIGTFYHIIPNVAKTPQMIWNTHNYVAAIPYILLVILFGVSVWLPQALMPGDKQQKQIGGFMAIFMLYFGWVSPAGVLLYWDISSIWGLAQQQITMTVTKRELAALEPAPTPGKKKKASASPQAEAAVAEKKPSNKKSNKS
- the jag gene encoding RNA-binding cell elongation regulator Jag/EloR, coding for MLTECVKVAASVAEAVDAALEELGVQQDAVEYEVLAEPGHKVFGLGADREAKVRVWLKRSYLASLEAASAEAADEGAAESPMPVELRTDSTEELSDEDLDKVADTAVTALQTVLSLFGIEGSSIEEYEGDEGEIILDVVGGDLALLIGRHGRTLDALQALVSAITNRQLGFRYPVVVDVEGYRHRRRQKIEDIALRAADRASRQHIPVRLRPMTAYERRVVHVALRDDRRISTASEGEDPFRMVVISPK
- the yidD gene encoding membrane protein insertion efficiency factor YidD, translated to MLLIIGYRRFISPAFPPSCRFTPTCSAYALTSIERYGVIKGGWLAVKRIGRCHPWNPGGYDPVP